One region of Camelina sativa cultivar DH55 chromosome 6, Cs, whole genome shotgun sequence genomic DNA includes:
- the LOC104790172 gene encoding choline/ethanolaminephosphotransferase 2-like: MGYIGAYGVAALKKHKYSGVDHSYLAKYVLQPFWNRFVKIFPLWMPPNMITLMGFMFLLTSALLGYIYSPKLDSAPPRWVHFAHGLLLFLYQTFDAVDGKQARRTNSSSPLGELFDHGCDALGCALETMAYGSTAMCGRDTFWFWVISAVPFFGATWEHYFTNTLTLPVVNGPTEGLALIYCGHFFTAIVGAEWWAQPLGKSIPLFSWVPFLNEMQMSRIILFTMILFAVIPTLAINSSNVYKVVQSRKGSMLLALAMLYPLVTLIAGVLIWDYLSPIDLIRNYPHLVVMGTGLAFGFLVGRMILAHLCDEPKGLKTNMCMSLLYLPFALANALTARLNDGVALVDEFWVLLGYCIFTLSLYAHFATSVIHEITTALGIYCFRITRKEA, from the exons atgggTTACATAGGAGCTTATGGTGTAGCTGCTCTTAAGAAACACAAATACAGTGGTGTTGATCATTCTTATCTTGCCAAATACGTTCTCCAACCTTTTTGGAACCGTTTTGTCAAAATCTTCCCTCTATGGATGCC ACCCAACATG ataacACTTATGGGGTTCATGTTTCTTCTCACATCTGCTTTGTTAGGCTAT ATATACTCGCCTAAGTTGGATTCTGCTCCTCCTCGATGGGTTCACTTTGCACATGGCCTACTCCTGTTTTTGTATCAG ACTTTTGATGCGGTTGATGGGAAGCAAGCACGAAGAACCAATTCGTCTAGCCCACTAGGAGAGCTTTTCGACCATGGTTGTGATGCTCTTGGTTGTGCGTTAGAAACAATGGCATATGGGAGCACTGCTATGTGTGGAAGAGATACTTTCTGGTTTTGGGTTATTTCAGCTGTTCCATTTTTTGGAGCAACATGGGAACA CTATTTTACCAATACGCTTACTCTTCCGGTAGTCAATGGTCCTACAGAAGGTCTTGCACTTATATACTGTGGCCATTTCTTCACAGCCATTGTTG GTGCCGAGTGGTGGGCTCAGCCGTTGGGGAAGTCAATTCCTTTGTTTAGTTGGGTTCCGTTTTTGAACG AGATGCAAATGTCAAGAATAATCCTATTCACGATGATATTGTTTGCTGTTATACCAACCCTTGCTATCAA CTCGTCTAATGTTTACAAAGTTGTACAGTCAAGAAAAGGAAGCATGCTTCTAGCATTAGCTATG CTATATCCATTAGTCACGTTGATTGCAGGAGTTTTGATTTG GGATTACTTGTCTCCAATTGATCTCATAAGAAACTACCCTCACTTAGTCGTAATGGGAACTGGTCTTGCATTTGGATTCCTTGTG GGAAGAATGATTCTAGCTCACTTGTGTGATGAACCCAAaggattaaaaacaaacatgtgTATG TCACTGCTATACCTTCCCTTTGCACTAGCAAATGCTCTAACCGCTAGACTCAATGACGG GGTTGCTCTTGTGGATGAGTTTTGGGTTCTTCTTGGTTATTGTATATTCACATTGTCACTATATGCGCATTTTGCAACTTCAGTCATTCATGAGATCACAACTGCACTTGGAATCTACTGCTTCAG GATTACTCGTAAAGAAGCTTGA
- the LOC104790173 gene encoding uncharacterized protein LOC104790173, translating to MKERGKRTAMEQRNEDVSLYYSTPSEFTCRKHPSVSSGVGICPYCLNDRLVNLVCSECGEQRLSSCSCSDISPTRTSNAAVESVPEENVVRISSLIDEERAKQRKETKQRKTEEVVVFKRSSSSCVEINKRTKNHRFSKIGRFFRKINLKKERDFEKNSNNDSWGLDYNNDVKKLGVSRSRSLCSFRGKDLYCIGSEEDGSSYSGAFSAARSSSVNGGLGFCETEYPRKSNFEGRKSNFSETTEHRRSNFEGGRKSNFSETTTENRKSNFSESEPPRRSGFEARKSNFSETEYPTRRSNFSETEYNRRENHPPRRSNYEAAAKTTEQYRKCDSTAMNFTRRVMSMKESSYFTGGEEPGFIDLKFDSSGGGDVNDGVLVHGGGGSCRKDGGEMRKSRKSFKGWKWIFGHHHHHHQQHQLHHHTDS from the coding sequence atgaaagaaagaggaaagagaaCAGCAATGGAACAAAGAAACGAAGACGTTTCGTTATATTACAGCACTCCGTCGGAGTTCACTTGCCGGAAACATCCATCAGTTTCTTCCGGCGTCGGGATTTGTCCGTACTGTCTCAACGACAGATTAGTCAATCTCGTCTGCTCAGAATGCGGCGAGCAGCGACTCTCTTCTTGCTCTTGTTCCGATATCTCTCCCACTCGAACCTCTAACGCCGCCGTAGAATCCGTCCCCGAAGAAAACGTTGTCCGGATCTCTTCCCTCATCGATGAAGAGAGGGCGAAACAGAGGAAAGAgacgaaacagaggaaaacagaggaagtgGTGGTTTTCAAGAGGAGTAGTAGCAGTTGCGTTGAGATTAATAAGAGAACGAAGAATCATAGATTCTCGAAGATCGGAAGGTTCTTTAGGAAGATTAATCTGAAAAAGGAGAGAGATTTTGAGAAGAACAGTAACAATGATTCATGGGGTTTGGATTATAACAATGATGTGAAGAAACTAGGAGTTTCGAGATCGAGATCGCTCTGTAGTTTCCGAGGTAAAGATTTGTACTGTATCGGATCGGAGGAAGACGGTTCTTCGTATTCCGGTGCGTTCTCCGCCGCGAGAAGCTCGAGTGTTAATGGCGGATTAGGTTTTTGCGAAACAGAGTACCCTCGGAAGAGCAATTTCGAAGGGAGGAAGAGTAACTTCAGCGAGACGACGGAGCATCGGAGGAGCAATTTCGAAGGAGGGAGGAAGAGTAATTTCAGCGAAACGACGACGGAGAATCGGAAAAGTAATTTCAGTGAATCGGAGCCGCCGCGAAGAAGTGGTTTCGAGGCGAGGAAGAGTAATTTTAGTGAAACAGAGTATCCTACTCGGAGGAGTAACTTTAGTGAAACAGAGTATAATCGGAGGGAGAATCATCCACCACGGAGGAGTAACTACGAAGCGGCGGCGAAGACGACGGAGCAGTATCGGAAATGTGATTCGACGGCGATGAATTTTACGAGGAGGGTAATGTCAATGAAAGAGAGTAGTTACTTCACCGGAGGAGAAGAGCCAGGGTTCATTGATCTTAAGTTTGATTCTTCTGGTGGAGGAGATGTAAACGACGGCGTATTGGTacacggaggaggaggatcgtGTCGGAAAGATGGAGGAGAGATGAGAAAGAGTCGAAAGAGTTTCAAAGGATGGAAATGGATATTtggacatcatcatcatcatcatcaacaacatcaacttcatcatcacacAGATTCATAA